A window from Hymenobacter volaticus encodes these proteins:
- a CDS encoding RagB/SusD family nutrient uptake outer membrane protein — protein MKNKKPLYAALLMLGLTAGCSEDYLDLDPRNASTVENFYKTETDALLATNAVYSQLNQSGMFNYSLWAIGDVMSDNSFLGGGGAADGIEFQQLDNFTMTATNPLTTTHWQRAYLGIGQANQVLQRVPGITFAKAELQNQYLGEAAFLRALYYFYLVRAFGDVPLVLTPASTTADVASLTRTPAAQVYDQIIKDLTDAISKLPNSYTGDNLGRATKWSATAMLAKVYLTQGKLAEAATQARLVIANSGKSLWPNFADNFKVENENGQESLFEVQFKSGLSSYTTDGPGACMNEFWGARFFGNPYVVSSGAMASTFRKKTWLIATKLPIPA, from the coding sequence ATGAAAAATAAAAAGCCCCTTTACGCTGCATTACTGATGCTCGGCCTAACGGCCGGATGCTCGGAAGACTATCTAGACCTCGACCCACGCAACGCCTCTACGGTCGAAAACTTCTATAAAACCGAAACCGACGCGCTACTGGCTACCAACGCCGTGTACTCGCAGCTCAACCAGAGCGGCATGTTCAACTACTCGCTGTGGGCCATCGGCGACGTGATGTCGGATAACTCTTTCCTTGGGGGTGGAGGTGCCGCCGACGGCATCGAGTTCCAGCAGCTCGACAACTTTACCATGACGGCTACCAACCCGCTTACCACCACGCACTGGCAGCGGGCTTACCTAGGCATAGGCCAGGCCAACCAAGTGCTGCAGCGCGTGCCGGGCATCACGTTTGCCAAGGCCGAGTTGCAGAACCAGTACCTTGGCGAAGCGGCGTTTTTGCGGGCCTTGTACTACTTCTACCTCGTGCGGGCTTTCGGCGATGTGCCACTGGTGCTGACGCCTGCCTCCACTACCGCCGATGTAGCGAGCCTGACCCGGACGCCCGCAGCGCAGGTGTATGATCAGATCATCAAAGACCTCACCGACGCCATCAGCAAGCTGCCCAACTCCTACACCGGCGACAACCTAGGCCGGGCGACCAAGTGGTCGGCCACGGCTATGCTAGCGAAGGTGTATCTGACGCAGGGCAAGTTGGCTGAAGCAGCTACGCAGGCGCGGTTGGTTATTGCCAACTCCGGTAAAAGCTTGTGGCCGAACTTTGCGGACAACTTCAAAGTGGAAAACGAGAACGGTCAGGAGTCGCTCTTCGAGGTGCAGTTTAAGAGCGGCCTGAGCAGCTACACCACCGACGGACCCGGTGCCTGCATGAATGAATTTTGGGGCGCCCGCTTTTTCGGTAACCCCTACGTGGTGTCATCGGGGGCTATGGCTTCAACATTCCGGAAAAAGACTTGGTTGATAGCTACGAAGCTACCGATACCCGCTTAG
- a CDS encoding TonB-dependent receptor domain-containing protein, protein MFGPGTQNLVGGAAPTRLSNPNLQWEENTQTNLGIDLGLLDNRIQASVDLYTRKSPNLIASVPVTYTSGTSENINTNAASATNKGIDVAITTNNFVNNDNGFTWTTTLNFSTYKNELKSLGAGQPFFGQGTRGGLAWYGTQRECPLARSTATWPMA, encoded by the coding sequence GTGTTTGGGCCAGGCACACAGAACTTAGTCGGCGGCGCTGCTCCTACGCGCCTCAGCAACCCCAATTTGCAATGGGAGGAAAACACCCAAACCAACCTTGGTATTGACTTGGGCTTGCTGGACAACCGCATTCAAGCCAGCGTAGACTTGTATACTAGGAAGTCGCCTAACCTGATTGCCTCCGTACCGGTAACGTACACTTCTGGCACCAGCGAGAACATCAACACCAACGCGGCTTCTGCTACCAACAAGGGCATAGACGTGGCTATCACGACCAACAACTTCGTGAACAACGACAACGGTTTCACCTGGACTACCACGCTTAATTTCTCGACCTACAAAAACGAGTTAAAGTCGCTAGGAGCCGGCCAGCCATTCTTCGGACAGGGTACACGCGGCGGGCTAGCTTGGTACGGTACGCAGCGGGAGTGCCCTTTGGCTCGTTCTACGGCTACGTGGCCGATGGCCTGA
- a CDS encoding SusC/RagA family TonB-linked outer membrane protein, whose translation MRRRLFRAVRRGAGGIQLGAPGGTGGTSIRVRGITSAGDNNPLYVVDGFPLPPGDDSALNNINPNDIESVDVLKDASATAIYGVRAANGVVIITTKRGKAGTSSVNLDAYAGLQQVWRKIPMLNAQEFATLNNEGRNASNAQGLTTPALTLIPAYANPASLGEGTDWLDEIFRTAKIQNYNISALGGSEKARYSVSAGYFQQDGTIIGSAFQRFTLRANGDVQLSKILKIGNSLALTHQQSRQENSANNEFSGVIQLALQAPPTAPAYRADGSYYEFTSADNYGEENPVTAALRPNIKNNRNRAITTFFAELEPLPGLRIRSNVGADLLFDQRDAFFPSIQGSSKYPTSQSSLTSSSNYNPSYLIENTVTYDKLFAGKHQFTVLLGQSAQQFNTSFLSASRTGYTSNNLQVIERGPINSQTSNNGGNAQARLASYFGRVNYEFAGKYLFQAIARYDGSSAFAPGNSFGFFPGVSAGWRISEEDFLKDYSSISNLKIRVGYGRVGNPNNAGTFAYLSLINSNNGSSTSTIGSYTPARRMCLGQAHRT comes from the coding sequence ATGCGTCGCAGGCTATTCAGGGCCGTGCGGCGGGGTGCAGGTGGTATCCAACTCGGGGCTCCGGGTGGCACGGGCGGTACCTCTATCCGCGTCCGTGGTATCACCTCGGCCGGCGACAACAATCCGCTGTACGTGGTAGACGGCTTTCCCCTGCCTCCCGGCGACGACAGTGCCCTGAACAACATTAACCCCAACGATATTGAAAGCGTGGACGTGTTGAAAGACGCCTCGGCCACCGCAATCTATGGGGTGCGGGCTGCCAACGGGGTAGTGATTATCACGACCAAACGCGGCAAAGCGGGCACCTCTTCAGTGAACTTGGATGCGTATGCGGGGTTGCAGCAGGTATGGCGCAAGATTCCGATGCTTAATGCGCAGGAATTTGCCACTCTCAATAACGAAGGACGGAATGCCTCCAACGCACAGGGCCTCACTACTCCTGCTCTCACGCTGATTCCTGCTTATGCCAACCCGGCTTCGCTAGGCGAGGGTACTGATTGGCTAGACGAGATTTTCCGCACTGCCAAAATCCAGAACTATAACATCTCGGCTCTTGGAGGCAGCGAAAAAGCCCGTTATTCGGTGAGTGCCGGCTATTTTCAGCAGGATGGCACCATCATTGGGTCAGCGTTTCAGCGGTTTACGCTACGGGCCAACGGAGATGTGCAGCTCAGCAAAATCCTGAAAATTGGCAACAGCTTGGCGCTGACTCACCAACAGTCTCGACAAGAAAACTCAGCCAACAACGAGTTTAGCGGCGTTATTCAGCTGGCTTTGCAGGCCCCGCCCACGGCACCGGCTTACCGCGCCGACGGCAGTTACTACGAGTTTACAAGCGCAGATAACTACGGTGAGGAAAACCCCGTGACGGCGGCGTTGCGGCCCAATATCAAAAACAACCGCAACCGGGCTATTACCACGTTTTTTGCCGAACTGGAGCCACTCCCTGGCTTGCGCATCCGTAGCAACGTGGGCGCCGACTTGCTGTTTGACCAGCGGGACGCGTTTTTCCCTTCTATCCAGGGTTCGTCGAAGTACCCAACCAGCCAATCGAGCTTAACCAGCAGCTCGAACTACAACCCAAGCTACCTCATCGAAAACACGGTGACGTACGACAAGCTGTTTGCGGGCAAACACCAGTTTACGGTTCTGCTTGGTCAATCAGCGCAGCAGTTCAATACCAGCTTCTTGAGCGCCAGCCGCACGGGTTACACCAGCAACAACTTGCAGGTAATTGAGCGTGGTCCCATCAACTCCCAAACCAGCAACAATGGCGGCAACGCGCAGGCTCGCCTAGCCAGCTACTTTGGCCGCGTCAACTACGAGTTTGCGGGCAAATACCTGTTCCAGGCCATTGCCCGCTATGATGGTTCGTCAGCCTTCGCGCCCGGCAACTCGTTCGGCTTCTTCCCTGGCGTGTCGGCAGGCTGGCGCATTTCCGAAGAAGATTTCCTGAAAGATTACAGTTCGATCAGCAACTTGAAGATTAGAGTGGGATATGGCCGAGTAGGTAACCCGAACAACGCGGGCACCTTTGCTTACTTGTCGCTGATCAACTCCAACAACGGTTCCTCTACTTCAACTATTGGCTCCTACACCCCGGCACGGCGTATGTGTTTGGGCCAGGCACACAGAACTTAG
- a CDS encoding NUDIX hydrolase — translation MNTTHEVLDFVHDGHKRYLPHLSIDCVIFGYHQHQLKILLIRYHAHTKWSLPGGFIARDETLTQAASRILAEKTQLNDLFLRQFHTFGDSPTRLNELGARQVHNITYSKVGVTIDQNNWLADRTLSIGYYALVDYLDVVVKPEFLVDEYCWRDVNDIPPLLFDHNEIIETALLTLRSQMYQQPIGYNLLPDKFTLPEIHALYETILGRQFDRRNFRKKLLTLGLIRQLAEQKKIGPHRSPFLYEFDSDTYHRSLEEGAVLGF, via the coding sequence ATGAACACTACCCATGAGGTTCTCGACTTTGTTCATGATGGCCATAAGCGGTATTTGCCCCACCTTTCAATCGATTGCGTCATTTTTGGCTACCATCAGCATCAGCTCAAGATTTTGCTGATTCGCTACCATGCCCACACTAAGTGGAGCTTACCTGGTGGGTTTATTGCCAGAGATGAAACGTTGACGCAGGCCGCAAGCCGAATTTTGGCTGAAAAGACGCAACTCAACGATTTGTTTTTGCGACAGTTTCACACGTTTGGCGACAGTCCTACCCGACTAAATGAACTAGGGGCGCGGCAGGTCCACAACATCACCTATTCCAAGGTAGGCGTCACAATCGACCAGAACAACTGGTTGGCCGACCGCACCTTGTCAATCGGCTACTATGCCTTGGTCGACTATCTGGATGTGGTTGTGAAGCCTGAGTTTCTGGTTGATGAGTACTGCTGGCGCGATGTCAACGATATTCCTCCGCTGCTTTTCGACCACAATGAAATCATTGAAACTGCCCTGCTGACGTTGCGCAGCCAGATGTACCAGCAACCTATTGGCTACAACCTGCTGCCCGACAAATTTACGTTGCCCGAAATCCATGCTCTCTATGAAACCATCTTGGGTAGGCAGTTCGACCGCCGCAACTTCCGTAAAAAACTTCTCACTCTTGGCTTAATCAGGCAGCTTGCCGAGCAGAAGAAGATAGGGCCACATCGTTCGCCCTTCCTTTATGAGTTCGACAGTGATACCTACCACCGATCCTTAGAGGAAGGAGCCGTACTAGGCTTCTGA
- a CDS encoding enoyl-CoA hydratase/isomerase family protein → MINACRTSSKIIIGRVQGKAVGGGVGVAAATDYCFATTQAAIKLSELAVGIGPFVVGPAVERKLGTAAFQQLALDATEFRSAVWALDKGLYAELFEDQESLDAAVQGFALKLAAYAPEALNAMKRVFWEGTEHWDTLLLERAGISGTLVLSDFTRSVIQKMKG, encoded by the coding sequence GTGATAAATGCCTGCCGCACGTCGTCGAAAATCATTATCGGCCGGGTGCAGGGCAAGGCAGTGGGCGGCGGCGTAGGCGTGGCCGCAGCCACCGATTATTGCTTTGCCACTACGCAGGCCGCTATCAAGCTCAGCGAATTGGCGGTAGGTATTGGTCCGTTTGTGGTAGGGCCGGCCGTAGAACGCAAGCTCGGCACAGCAGCATTCCAGCAATTAGCCCTCGATGCCACCGAATTTCGGTCGGCCGTATGGGCCCTCGACAAAGGATTATATGCCGAGTTGTTTGAAGATCAAGAATCATTGGACGCGGCAGTGCAGGGTTTTGCCCTAAAGCTGGCCGCTTACGCACCCGAGGCCCTGAACGCCATGAAGCGAGTATTTTGGGAAGGCACCGAGCACTGGGACACCTTGCTGCTGGAGCGAGCTGGCATCAGCGGAACACTGGTGCTATCCGACTTTACGCGCAGTGTCATTCAAAAAATGAAGGGCTAA
- a CDS encoding enoyl-CoA hydratase/isomerase family protein, whose amino-acid sequence MTPCIDMTPTALTAGKVEASTDAHGITTITFFHPSHNSLPSRVLTDLADTIRQFGQDQQTKVIVLKSGGDRTFCAGASFDELQTIETKEQGLGFFSGLPR is encoded by the coding sequence ATGACACCCTGCATCGATATGACACCAACAGCACTTACCGCCGGCAAAGTAGAAGCGTCGACCGATGCACACGGCATTACCACCATCACCTTTTTCCACCCTTCCCACAACTCGCTTCCTAGTCGCGTACTCACTGACTTAGCCGATACCATTCGCCAGTTTGGGCAGGACCAACAAACCAAAGTCATCGTTCTGAAAAGCGGTGGCGACCGTACTTTTTGCGCCGGCGCCAGCTTCGACGAATTGCAAACCATCGAGACCAAAGAGCAAGGACTTGGATTCTTCTCGGGTTTGCCAAGGTGA
- a CDS encoding MaoC/PaaZ C-terminal domain-containing protein: MAHGYYILSKAAGMFVDPRKGPVLLNYGLDECRFTKPVYPGMTIGVKLTVKEKVDQEKRDETDVAKGIVRWLVDVTDQTGETVAIATILTMVKKRNQE, translated from the coding sequence GTGGCGCACGGCTACTATATTCTGAGTAAGGCAGCGGGCATGTTCGTTGACCCACGCAAAGGGCCAGTGTTGCTCAATTATGGGCTAGATGAATGCCGCTTCACTAAGCCCGTTTACCCTGGCATGACTATCGGCGTAAAGCTCACGGTGAAAGAGAAAGTAGACCAAGAGAAGCGCGACGAAACCGACGTAGCGAAAGGCATCGTCCGCTGGCTCGTGGACGTGACCGACCAAACCGGCGAAACCGTGGCTATTGCTACCATTTTGACGATGGTGAAGAAGAGAAACCAAGAGTAA